The following is a genomic window from Xenopus laevis strain J_2021 chromosome 2L, Xenopus_laevis_v10.1, whole genome shotgun sequence.
TGATGTTTTAATCCCTTTTAAGAAAAAGCACAGTTTCATTACATACCATAAGCTGGCCCTTCTGTTCTTGATCTTTTTCCAGTTCTTGTATTTGAGGTCTGGTTTGCACACAAGTATGTCTCATCAGCAGCTGATCCCATATCCGTCAAATCATCATCTTCCAAAAAAGCTCTTGCACTTTCTGCTGCTTCTATTTCAAAATCATTTTGTGGGGTGTTGTGGGATGTTGTGACATACAAATCTGGTTTTGATTTATTAGGGAATGCTGATGTGCTGGTGGAAATTTTAGAAATATGAGTGGGTGTTAAATGTTGTCTAGGGACAGTTGTTATAGCgggtcttctggcttcttctgaaTATGTATTTAGTGACTTCTTGTTAGCATAGCCATCCTGAAAAGTAGAAACATTTCCTTCTTTACTCTGCACGTTATCACTTTGATAAGAGGATACTGGAATCTGAGCTGGCCTTTTCAGTCCTGGAGCGGATTCTTTCATTTTCGAGGACATCGTCATTCTCACGAGCGGTTTATTTTGTTCGTAATTTACAGAATCATCGCATTCTTGAAAGATATCCTTGACTTTCTTCAGTGCACTTTCAGACACGGAGACCTGCTTTCCGCTCGTGGTATTAAATCCAAAAGAACCATTATTAACCTTAACCTTTATACTTTCAGTTGTTTCTGCTTTCTCTGTTGTTAATGGGGTCTGTATTGATTTTTTCATTTCAACTCCTATGGATCTCTCATCGAAGGGGCTTTCATTATTCAGCTGTTGGAGCAACTGACTATTATCTATCTCCGAAAAAAACGCCCTAGCTCTCTTCAAAGACTCATCTGACAACTGCACAGTCTTACCGCTTGCCGTACTAAACGAAACAGCCTTTGGTACGGCAACATCATTCTGAAGTGTAGATACATCTTTAGCACCTTCATTGAGAatacttttttcagctttaaacAGAGCTGTGGACGTTTCTTTAGGGTCAGTGGAAAGGCAGGTGGCTTTGACCTGTTTTAGGGAATTTTCACTTATGTTGACCTTTTTACCACTTGCAGTACAAAATGAATGAGAATGAAGTTTCCTAGACTGTCCGATAGAATTATGaacattattttgctctttttctgcttctgtttttttaatacctGGTGTAATATAAGCCACTGCTTGCTTATTAATATCTTCTATAACATCATTAGCTGTTTCAGAAAGCATCAGTCTTGCTTTTTGGAGAGAATCGTGAGACACGGTTACAGATTTCCCACTGGCTGTGCTAAAAGAGAGAGGTGCCAGTGATGTACAGTCCttgtttatatttacagtattggtTGGAGAGCAAAGGGATTGGTTATCATTACTTTCATCTAAATTTTGATTTACAAAGTGACCCGAGTCATTGCTTTTATTGACTTTAACACCTGCGCATAGGTGCTCAGTTAGTAGATGAACATCATGGCCATGTTTAAGTACATTTTGAGATGACAAATTCTTCAAAACATTGCCCGCTAGAAGTGATGCTTGGCCAATATTGATTGGCATGCCTTCTCCAGCTGCAAGGTCACTACTGTTTACTCTTCCATTAGAACCCCTTTTTCTCACGCCTTCAGTATAAAGCTCTGGCTTGATTGCCGCGAGATTTCTAGAAGCTGAAATCTCTTCAAAGCATTCGCCTCTCTGTTTCAGGCCAGGCTCACAAGTGAGAAGAGGAAATGGCTCACAGTTCAATAATTTGTTTTCTATCACCTCATCCAATTTTCCTTCCTTGCTAAAGGTACATTCCTCTTGAAACAGTTTACGTGCTTTAGCTAAAGAATCGTCCGAAACAGAAACTTTTTTCCCACCGGCTGTGCAAAAACCCAGCATGAAATCTTTCCCTGTACTTTCGATTGGAATATTTTTCTCTGATGCCGCGTGTTTTGGCTCCAAATTTACATTTGAGAACTGTGTCCGTTCCTTTACACACTGTGTTATTTGTGTTGTCTTTTCTATATTACAATGCAACGTAAAATTGTCTTGATATTCCTCTGCAAAAATGTGTCTGGCTTTCTGGATGGAAGACTCAGACAGCATGATGTTTTTCCCTCTGGCAGTCTGAAAACCTTTCTTGGAAAACTCGGAAACAGTGGATTCATAGCACTTAGATTGTTCATTTAGTTGTTCCTTGGGTGGTGAATTTGTCACATCAGTactttcacattttaaataatctTGATTTTGGCTTTTTTCCTTACCTGACACTTTTACTGTAGCGTCCTTGACCAATGTTTTTGTAGATGGCAATGAAATATTAGTGCAGCAAACCAAATTCTCAGATGTGTGTTCTGTCTTTTCACAATTTAGATTGTTTACTACTTTAGAAAAGTGCTTGATACTACTTTTACTGCATTCTTCTTTAGGATGACTGAGCAATTCTCTAGCATCATCTATGTCACTGAACAGTTCGACCGCTTTTGCCAGCACATCACTGTCTATATTAACTGGCTTTCCACTAGCAAGATTAAAACGTGTAAAGGGTCTTTCATGTTCAACCAAGGAATTTTGTGCCAAGCTCTCAACATCTGGCTTAGAAGCATTTGTTTCTTTACTGCAATATTCTACTGCAGAAGGTAGTTCTTTTACCCCAGGACTGCAATCTGGGACACTTGTCTTCGTTTCCTCAAGATGGTCTCTCCCCGCTGCAAAACTATCATTTAAATCCACATCCTTCCAGACATCAGAATTATTGAGGTTCTGGGAATCGATGCCACATTCATGTGAATTTTGTTTCTCGCCATTCATTGCCACAGAAATCCCTTTCTTAAACTGAGTAAAATCAAACTGACTGTCTGCATTTTCTAAAATAGAGGAAAGTTCCGAGATTTCAGCTTGTTGGCTTTCAGTCAATTGTTCATTCAAGTGAGATGATGTTTTAGTGGTAGAGTTTGGTTTCCTTTTGTCCTTGGGCAGTGCAGAAGAGGCAGCATGTGGGCTAAATGCGGAAGCTTTCCGTGTCATTTGGTTATTTTCTGCACGGCCAGCTTCCATTTCAGAGTTTGCAGACTCTTTTAAATCCATATTATGATAATTTTCTGataaatctgtttgcacttttgctATCTTTGGTGCTTTACAATCTGTGTTCTCAGATGTACTTGGTTCCTTTTTACACATTAATTGATGCATTCCAAGGTTACTGGTGGACAACTCAATACTTTTTGCCTTACAGTCTATGGTTCTACCTGTTTCACTGCTTATACCTTCAATATCTTCAAAAAGAAGTTTACCTTTTGCAAACGTGCTTTCTGAAACGACTATGTCTTTATTGGAAGCAGTTTTGAATCCTTTGAAGCTCTTCTCAGCAGCAGACATATTAAAATAGCCATGGGTTATTACATTTCCATTTGCAGATTGATACTCTAAACCTAAAAGGTCATTTTCAGTGGAATATTTAGAACCTGTACTCTGCTGCATGTGTCCTTTTTTTGGTGGAATAATTTCTGGCTTAGTGCTGGACACAGGCTTTATAAACAGTTCATCATCATTTGTCTTTACAGCTGCAGTTTCACTGCTTTCCTCTTCAATGTCTTTAAACAGAAGTCTGCCATTAGCAAATGTACTTTCTGAAACATGTATTTCTTTATTGGCTGCAGTTTTGAATCCTTTATATTGTCTTTCACAAGCAGGAATATTAAAGGGTGTTTTCTTTGATGACTCTTTGTTTTCTTCATTGCTGGTGTTCGGGTCACCAGTGACAAGCTCAATTTCTTTAAACAAATCACGCCCTTTTATAATATTTGTAtctgaaatatgtatttttttattggatGCTGTTTTAAAGCCCCCAAAAGTTTCACTCAGAATTCCAAGGTCTGGTAATTTGGTCAGTGTAATTTGTTGCTCACACAGAGATTTCTCAGAAATAACATGGCTCAGATGATCGCTAGTGAAGTCAGCTGTGTCTTTGGTTTCTGAAGATGCAAATCCATGagaagcatttttttcttgctttacATGAAGAAATGAGCCCTTATCCCAGCAGCTACCTTTTACATTTTCACCACTACATGGGTTTCCCGTTAAGCCAGTTGATACATCTACATTCTGCCttaattggttatttggttttGCAGCGTGATTATCAGTGCTGCTCATTACATCAAATGCCTTCACTTCAGTCTTTATTTGCATGTCACTGGACAAATTGGAATTTAACCTTGAACAGGACACTTCTTGCTTAGCATGGCCATAAAACTGGTGACTCTCATGCTCTACGGAGGCATCCTCTTTACAATCGGTTAAAAGGAAATCACTAGAAGACTCAACTTCAGGCTGTCTTCTAGCAAAATGATGAGCTGTAGCCTCcactttttttctgatgtttaATGAAGTTTTGCACTCATCTTTTGATTCAAAAACATGTGCCTCTGAAGCCCTCACGTCTTCTGAATTATTATCCATATTTCGATGGTGTGAGATATTTCCACTTTTACATACCACCATAAAAGAACTACCCATATTACTGTTATCCTTTTCCAGAAATACTGGTTTTTGGGAACAATATTCAGAGTTTGATTCTGGTTCATCTgaaataaagcaaacattttaaattatttcagcaTATTCTCTTGAAACTTTATGCAACGGCATGCGATTACTATTTCAAGACTTTCATTATATCTCAAACTAATCCACTAAACAAACTGGATAAGACCCTAGTTCACTGAAAATATTTTCTGAAGTCTGATGTTTTTACACTACAAACTAAACTTTCCTTTATAAAACATACAGATTGTTACTTCTCTAATAGGATTAATGGTGAACAATTATTCCTGTAATtcttatcaagcagcattttttgactgcaataaaaataaagaagaatcTTCTATAAATGCAGACAGCTTGTTAAGGATTACCTGACTTGGACAAATGTTAAGGCAATGGCTGGGCATGCACACAGATCTGTATCAAGACAACTTTCAAGGGTTGAAGTTTATAATTGGCAGGGTCCTTAGCAGATTGAAGTTTCAATTTTTTCATTATTGCTTGTGTGTTTTTTAGGGCCTCTAGTATACATCTTATATACATTGTGCCTactgttttaattaggaaatatcgtATAGGAAATATATTGTTGTTATTTATTATGCTAGACataacaaaattttaaaaagaaaatggtcacattctacttcctggttTCAATAAGCAAAGTCAAATACGGCAGCAGTCCACTGAAAAGACTTTGTATAATGAGCTACTACATCTAAAAAAAGATAAGCTGCAGCTGGGGGAATggaggggtttatttatacagataCTTGTTATTGGACCACTAGTTTGTTTGAATTTGAACTTTCAGATCCGGAAGTAGACTTTagcttcatttttaaaattttagagcAAGACAAAGAGGGgtgtattgttcctttaaatcagaatTGTTGTATTAGTTATTCAGTAAAATAAGATATTTAGTCTGAACACTATTACAAGGCATTGTATATGCTTAATCATTATGTAAAGCAACATGATCTTTCACAGGCAAATTTACAGCTTATGTCAGGTAGGAATAACCAAGACTGTGGTCTGGCCATACAACTTAAAACAGCAACTTAAGGTGGCGatgacgccaaacgagcggatctctccccgatattaccaccttgaggtgggcaatatcgggctgatccgatcgtgggccttagggcccaatgatcggatcctaacgatgggtaacgggcggATCACAGGACCGCTTCAACGAACAGATGCTgctgcgatccaacgggatttttcccgttgactttcggccagatatcgatcagggaagcccgtcggagggccccatacatggaccaataagctgccaactcggcctgtcggcagcttttatcagcccgtgtatggccatctttagttggGTATGAAACTGTTCTCTCTTATTTCCTAAATTtagaaaaactgaaaatgaaggCACAAAATAAAAAGTGGGAAACACCATTAATCGTTAAGTTTTACAAATGAAAattaagagaaaaagagaagaaggGACATGCCAAGAAAGAAGCAAAAGGCAAGAAGAGGAAAGAATAAAGAAATACTGCAACAGAAAATCAGCACTTGTTTTTAACAATGCAGGTTTAAAGGAAAAGGTACTTACTCTGATCTTCCTTAATGTGAGGTTTTGGTCCTTCCGAAGAACTTGAATGACTGTAAAATGATCTCCTGGTGGCTGTGCTAGTATTTCTTTCAAGAGGACCAGTTACTGCAGTGTTTATACTATACATAAACTTTGACTGTTTTTTCAGAGTTGAAAATGAAGTATTAATAGTAACTCTTTCCTGTAGCTTCTTAGAACAGACATCCACTGAACTTAATTCTGCAGTTGCTGGCTTTTTCGTTTGGTGGGTTGTTAGTTTCGGTATACTACCAACGCCACTGTTAGAAATGTCCGAAAAATCGTTTTCTTCACTCTGAGAAAGATTATGCTGAGATGTACAAGACTGCTTCAGAGAGTTCATGGGTTTAGGTGAAGATGAAGCTATGTTATTCAAATTAGCATTAATACATTCCACGTTTAAAGTGCTTTCTTTTCCAATACAAGTGCTGAATTTATGAGTAAGCACATTGCTAGTGCTTGGCTCACCAACATCCTGCGGCTTTTCTGCATGAGAATTATTGCAAGTATCTCTTTTGTTGACAGTGATACCGTCACAACGTACATTTGCAGCATGCAAGGTACTATCCTCTGGTTGAGTTATATCTAGCTCGCATAGATTTAGTTGTGACCATTCATATGTTAGTGTTTCTTTCGATAATGATTTTTCGTTAACGTTCTTGTCTTGTTCAAGTTCCTTAAGCATCTCAATATCAGTGTCATGATGCTCATCTAAATGGACCAAAATActtctttcttcttctgcttTAAATGATAAGTCTTGACACTGAGACTTAGCAGACTCCACTTTTCTCCTAGCTCGGTTAGCACTTTTCACCTTTCGTAGAACAGGAGTCTTatcacttgcaaaaaaaaatgagagGACATCTTCCATTCCTTCCAGGGCATTTTCAACAGTTCTGGAAACCTCCTCATCCTGCACAGCATTTGCTACAGTTTTCTTCCACCCCGCCCTTGAGGAAATGGCAGAAGCTTCTGTAACACCAGTGCTTTCACTATGTGTACCTGACTTTTCTTGAAGCGCTGCTGGAGAAAGAAAACAATATCCAGTAACATACAGAAGCCAAATCccactttcacaaaaaaaaaaaaaaaaaaaaaaaaaaaagatgctgggGAGAGTAGAAGAACGCATATCTCTCTATGCCGATGACATATTGCTATACCTGGACAACCCAGGAGAACCTCTTCAGGCAGCCCTGAATATAGTGGACCAGTTTGGCCAGTTCTCAGGCCTCAAAATTAACTGGGGGGTCCCCATTGACACTAACATAGACCTAAACATGTTCCCTCCCACTCCTATGGTATGGGTGGACTCATTTAAATACCTTGGCATCAGTATACATAGGGATTTGGAGGCCTTTATACCCTCAAACCTGGAACCGATTCTTTACAATATGAAAGAGAAACTGAAAGTGTGGGCTAACCTACCCATTTCAATTTGGGGTAGAATCAACCTCCTTAAATTGATATTTCTCCCTAATTTCCTCTACTTCTTCCACAACTCCCGTCTCCATTCCCCGTGCCTTTTGCACCTCCATAGACACTATACAGACATCCTTCCTAGGGGCAAATAAACCTCCCAGGTTTGCGGAGCCAAACTACGGGCCCCGGTCCGGGATGGGGGCCTAGGCCTTCCACACTGGTATTTCTACTCACTGGCAGCCCAGATCTACTATATACAATCCAGACCCGTCCTTCCCACTCCAAGCCACATAAGCAAGATCAGTAGAATCACTCACCTATATCCCATTTAGTAAACTCTGTGATCTACATACAGAACATCTGATCATAACCGCACTGTACAAGCATGGGTGACGGTACTCAAAATTTGCAATATAAAACCACCACTTCTCTCACCGCACCTAGCGTTATGGGGGAACTCTGTTCTCCCAAACCTACAACATATCACAGCCTACCAAATCTGGCCTCAATGGGGTTTACGCTGAGGGACCTGATTAAGGAAAGAATTCCcaggaacaaaataaaacatattcacaCCCAAGAGGTTCTCATACTTCCAACTGAGGCAGGCAGTAAGAACCCAattccaaggaagcataataacaCCCAAAACTAGTAGTATAGAAttaacccttaaggtggccatagatgcaaagatccgctcgtttgggaaaatcgccaaacgagcggatctttccccgatatgccattaacaaacctggctatatcgggtgtaatctgattgttcggccgtatggccgaacgatccgattacgatgtgccgtgggctccggcgggatcggtcgggtcaaaatcaaacctgaccgatcgaccaaacgaccgaaagatgtcggcacacgccacacacgatcagaaaatcgtacgaatccttgattcgtacgataggatctgtgtgtctatggccacctttagagccaCCTCCACCAAGAATCTAGTTACCACACTATACTCCCACCTCCTATCCACTACAAAACCCCCATTTAACGCTGCATACATTACCTGGTGTAAAGACTTCCCAGATCTGGAGGAAGATGACTGGGAAGAGGCAACAGGCCTATGACTACTTAGTCTCCACCAGAGACAGACTGATCCAATTCAAGGTGCTATATAGACTTTACCTAACCCTACTTCAATTGTTTCTTATAAACAGACGGGACTCACCTCAATGTCCCTCACCTCAATTTGCCCCAGAGGCAAATTACCTGCATCTTATCTAGTCCTGCCCCGAACCCGAGTTCTGGTCCCAAGTTCTCAGATACACCCAGGAAAAAACTGCATTGCCTAAACTAATGAATTCTATGGTATGTCTCCTGGGTGTAGTGGATCAGGTAACACCTAGGGCTCCCATGAGAATTCTCTTTTGCACCCTGCTGTTTTATGTCAGGAAATGTATCCTTCTAAACTGGATGTCCCCTCAGCCCCCTACGCTCAATAGTTGGCTAAACCTGATAAATTCAACACTCCCCGCAATACCAATTACCTATGCTGCCAGGGGTTGCCCCAAAAAATATGACTTGGTATGGAGAGACTGGCTGGACGCTACCGAGGACCTGTTACCCCCTGGGGTGCCAGACTAACCGGGTGTAGAAACCCACATGTACCACTATAATTCATTTGGACAATAGGTACAAGACCACATCTGAGCCCAGACCACTGAGGGTAGCCAAGGAATTATCTGGGGATACTTGACCCAAGACTCAACATGCTAATGTACGGAAACTCAAACTGTGTATAAACTATGCTGAGATTACTAGACATGTACAAGGAACCATGAATGTTTACTGTTTGTTATtgttacaaaatgaaaaataaaaagcattaaaaaaaaaaaaaataataagatgaACAAATCACAGTAATTAATGAATAAGCAGAATGTCTTGATTAAGACAGATTATCAATCTTTTTTcaagacaaatctcctcttcttcgtggcgactaatctccccaatctgccttccaccggctaaaatgtaaatcgccagggggcaggcacacggaagtcacccgaagtttcctcgtgaggcaattatgtgcgacttcggaaaatgaagtgctccgtaTACCTGCAgcaaggcaatttacattttagccggtggaaggcagatcggggagaagaagaggagatttgtcgtctggcgactaatctccccccgaatctgcccatgtggccagacccttagtgGAAGTGTCTGTTTATTCTGTTCACTTGATGTTTTTCTCATGATCTAACAAAGCCCATTTACAATCACTTGATATATTCTATTTTAAGAAATCTCTTGAAGAAAACACTGATCATATTGCATATTTAATATGTAATCTAACATACCACATATTTGATGCTCTTCATGCTTTGTGCCCACCTCAGATAGTAATGGAGGCAAATGATTCTCTTCCTCATTTTCAAATTTAGTGAAAAGGCTCTGTACAATCTATAAATAAAAACCTGAGGTTATTTGTAATTTCTTCCACTTAGGCAACTTTAAAAGCTCATATTACAAAAAATTGGCAGAATTGTACTCAGAACAGGGGAATGGCTCTGATATTTTCATGGTGCCTCTACAGATGAGTAATTTATAGAAGGTTTTTCAATCTACTGATATAATGGCGAATTCCAAATTACCAtggtaacaataaaattatactaCAAACCCTCTTTGCTACGAGGCCATATACCCTGCTGTAGGTGGAAGATATCTTTGGCTTTCTGCAAATGTAAACATGTCCAGATAATTTGTTCCCTTTAAGCTCATGTGCATGCTCTCAAAGTATAGCACCAGGACACACAAtttccacacacacaaacacaatttaGTATTTTCTAGGAACCCCCCTCTGTTTTACTGCACACACCAGCTAAAAGAAATCAGAGGAAAAGTTAGTGGATGTAACTAAAAGGTGATAGTAACTCAGGTGTTCTGCTTACACTGggttttataattttgtttgttGACCTTTGATACAAGCTACAAAATCCCTGCAATGAATTCAACCCTTGTGAAGCTTAAAAcacagggaggcctatttatcaaaattcgaatatgtgaggtttcagaggttttttCTAATTAGAATAaacacacaattttaaaaaatggaatgttttatcctttatttataaaatccaaatgtaataaaaactcaatacaatcgttgaaaaaattagaatacctTGAATATGTGGAGTTTATATGCTTAAAagccttgaatttgtgagtttacaagctcaaaaaaacaaaaaagtataattaaaaattggcttgaattttgcctaggataaCTCAATCTAACTTCTACATTAACccacagcttttagatgctgacgttttacatttaagtttt
Proteins encoded in this region:
- the brca2.L gene encoding breast cancer type 2 susceptibility protein isoform X1, whose product is MATSQLGKSVFYDLFSTHCTHSDLGPISLNWFEELTAEASPYESRTCGNNECSFDDLHENTIKTPKQKTSIYSQLDSTPVIFKERLLSPVFTSTYTELDTRQNATDNENIGRLEKSNCTQIKHQTSDVFSPSSRCLNESPAVIKEMFKTPLRNKRLHRTPQSDWKPNICSSLFCTPKLMKNQTRGITESLGVEVDPEMSWSSSLATPPSPTVIIAQANDQPKANKNTAIVQSLFTKFENEEENHLPPLLSEVGTKHEEHQICAALQEKSGTHSESTGVTEASAISSRAGWKKTVANAVQDEEVSRTVENALEGMEDVLSFFFASDKTPVLRKVKSANRARRKVESAKSQCQDLSFKAEEERSILVHLDEHHDTDIEMLKELEQDKNVNEKSLSKETLTYEWSQLNLCELDITQPEDSTLHAANVRCDGITVNKRDTCNNSHAEKPQDVGEPSTSNVLTHKFSTCIGKESTLNVECINANLNNIASSSPKPMNSLKQSCTSQHNLSQSEENDFSDISNSGVGSIPKLTTHQTKKPATAELSSVDVCSKKLQERVTINTSFSTLKKQSKFMYSINTAVTGPLERNTSTATRRSFYSHSSSSEGPKPHIKEDQNEPESNSEYCSQKPVFLEKDNSNMGSSFMVVCKSGNISHHRNMDNNSEDVRASEAHVFESKDECKTSLNIRKKVEATAHHFARRQPEVESSSDFLLTDCKEDASVEHESHQFYGHAKQEVSCSRLNSNLSSDMQIKTEVKAFDVMSSTDNHAAKPNNQLRQNVDVSTGLTGNPCSGENVKGSCWDKGSFLHVKQEKNASHGFASSETKDTADFTSDHLSHVISEKSLCEQQITLTKLPDLGILSETFGGFKTASNKKIHISDTNIIKGRDLFKEIELVTGDPNTSNEENKESSKKTPFNIPACERQYKGFKTAANKEIHVSESTFANGRLLFKDIEEESSETAAVKTNDDELFIKPVSSTKPEIIPPKKGHMQQSTGSKYSTENDLLGLEYQSANGNVITHGYFNMSAAEKSFKGFKTASNKDIVVSESTFAKGKLLFEDIEGISSETGRTIDCKAKSIELSTSNLGMHQLMCKKEPSTSENTDCKAPKIAKVQTDLSENYHNMDLKESANSEMEAGRAENNQMTRKASAFSPHAASSALPKDKRKPNSTTKTSSHLNEQLTESQQAEISELSSILENADSQFDFTQFKKGISVAMNGEKQNSHECGIDSQNLNNSDVWKDVDLNDSFAAGRDHLEETKTSVPDCSPGVKELPSAVEYCSKETNASKPDVESLAQNSLVEHERPFTRFNLASGKPVNIDSDVLAKAVELFSDIDDARELLSHPKEECSKSSIKHFSKVVNNLNCEKTEHTSENLVCCTNISLPSTKTLVKDATVKVSGKEKSQNQDYLKCESTDVTNSPPKEQLNEQSKCYESTVSEFSKKGFQTARGKNIMLSESSIQKARHIFAEEYQDNFTLHCNIEKTTQITQCVKERTQFSNVNLEPKHAASEKNIPIESTGKDFMLGFCTAGGKKVSVSDDSLAKARKLFQEECTFSKEGKLDEVIENKLLNCEPFPLLTCEPGLKQRGECFEEISASRNLAAIKPELYTEGVRKRGSNGRVNSSDLAAGEGMPINIGQASLLAGNVLKNLSSQNVLKHGHDVHLLTEHLCAGVKVNKSNDSGHFVNQNLDESNDNQSLCSPTNTVNINKDCTSLAPLSFSTASGKSVTVSHDSLQKARLMLSETANDVIEDINKQAVAYITPGIKKTEAEKEQNNVHNSIGQSRKLHSHSFCTASGKKVNISENSLKQVKATCLSTDPKETSTALFKAEKSILNEGAKDVSTLQNDVAVPKAVSFSTASGKTVQLSDESLKRARAFFSEIDNSQLLQQLNNESPFDERSIGVEMKKSIQTPLTTEKAETTESIKVKVNNGSFGFNTTSGKQVSVSESALKKVKDIFQECDDSVNYEQNKPLVRMTMSSKMKESAPGLKRPAQIPVSSYQSDNVQSKEGNVSTFQDGYANKKSLNTYSEEARRPAITTVPRQHLTPTHISKISTSTSAFPNKSKPDLYVTTSHNTPQNDFEIEAAESARAFLEDDDLTDMGSAADETYLCANQTSNTRTGKRSRTEGPAYGEPPIKRQLLPEFDRTTDTLQQKVILKPLISTPDMLRDRRKFSYSLPLKPSTCNPESAVLRDPGIPSQAQLHPKSKIFHQSLSIKSPDVLSAPTPKSYSPAAARRESVHCLSASKIPAKTFVPPFKKRVATWADNQSSDIQNDPSHGLIENMAEDFSKEDKVETICTLQDRFDDSDILQMTSNLRCSKDLQEMRIRKKQRQKIKAQPGSLYCMKMSPVKRISLESAVEGRGPILYSREQLYKYGVVKNHIGVSSEKASSFQFHCSYYFTKELLLSGNGVQLADGGWLIPTDQGKAGKGEIYRAFCDTPGVDPKLISAEWVYNHYRWIVWKLAAMEVMFPKKFAGRCLTPERVLLQLKYRYDVEIDKSQRSAIKKIMERDDSPAKTLVLCIARIISQGVRLPNVCTNKNEPTDCKESSAVIEATDGWYGINVLLDPSLTALLHKGRLFIGQKLIIHGAELVGSDDACTPLEAPESLMLKIAANSTRPARWQTKLGYFRDPRPFCLHLSSLLSEGGVVGCVDVVIQRIYPMQWMEKMASGLYVFRSDRAEEREAEKHSANQQKKLEMLFSKIQAEFEQREECNRKKGLRRRSLNAQQMQTLQDGAEIYEAIQNEADPGYLESCLNAEQLKALNHHRQLVNDKKQALIQAEFRKAIECSEQDANGCTRRDVTPVWKLRIADYRDQEADATYILNIWRPLPDVFSLLKEGCRYKMYHLSASASKGKSLAADLQLTATKKTRFQQLQPSESVLGQIYSPREATEFSRFQEPLFSAPYAEVDLVGLVISVNKKTGAAPVVYISDETQNFVALKFWTDLGQLGLEEMTKPRTFISANNLRWRSDCIMGIPTMYVGDLANISSNPKEIHLQRAIQKLKLSIQNVQDFWNSSQTTLMKALQINNAGTTGCSKNPSTPTWKSEVSAGSSYLTPLHHSSKRLLSSVDASDLQTENPLCSKEIELKTCKKRKALDFLSRIPSPPPVTPVRPLVSPSLQKAFRPPRSCSIHRLGPETKHSTENVQRTTAKSTKDPAKLEGEFVADEELAMINTQALLLGLEEQKKEKPAEWQVK